In Sciurus carolinensis chromosome 17, mSciCar1.2, whole genome shotgun sequence, one genomic interval encodes:
- the Mef2b gene encoding myocyte-specific enhancer factor 2B: MGRKKIQISRILDQRNRQVTFTKRKFGLMKKAYELSVLCDCEIALIIFNSANRLFQYASTDMDRVLLKYTEYSEPHESRTNTDILETLKRRGVGLDGPELEPEEGPEGPGEKLRRLAGEGGDPALPRPRLYPAAPTMPSPDMVYGALPPPGCDPSGLGEALPAQSRPSPFRPAAPKAGPPGLAHPLFSPSHLTSKTPPPLYLAADGRRPDLPGGLAGARGGLSTSRSLYGSLQSPSATAAPGPPLSSFPFLPAGPPEYSLGDPPPPPGLLQSPTLTPWQSSRGDGPPAAPAQPGGGRSLGEEGPPTRGASPPTPAVSIKSERLSPAPGGPGDFPKTFPYPLLLARPLVEPLRPGPSLRRLPSADSWPR; this comes from the exons ATGGGGAGGAAGAAAATCCAGATCTCACGCATTCTGGACCAGAGGAATCGGCAG GTGACTTTCACCAAGCGGAAGTTTGGGCTGATGAAGAAGGCCTACGAGCTGAGCGTGCTCTGTGACTGCGAGATCGCCCTCATCATCTTCAACAGCGCCAACCGCCTCTTCCAGTACGCCAGCACCGACATGGACCGCGTGCTGCTCAAGTACACAGAGTACAGCGAGCCCCACGAGAGCCGCACCAACACCGACATCCTCGAG ACATTGAAGCGGAGGGGCGTGGGACTTGATGGGCCGGAGCTGGAGCCAGAAGAGGGACCTGAAGGCCCAGGAGAAAAGCTGAGAAGGCTGGCAGGTGAAGGAGGTGACCCAGCCTTGCCCCGGCCCCGGCTCTAT CCGGCAGCACCCACTATGCCCAGCCCGGACATGGTGTACGGGGCCCTGCCCCCACCAGGCTGTGATCCCAGTGGGCTTGGGGAAGCCCTGCCTGCCCAGAGCCGCCCGTCTCCCTTCCGACCAGCAGCCCCCAAAGCTGGGCCCCCAG GTCTGGCGCACCCTCTCTTCTCACCAAGCCACCTCACTAGCAAGACACCACCCCCGCTGTACCTGGCAGCAGATGGGCGGAGGCCAGACCTGCCTGGTGGCCTGGCTGGGGCCCGAGGGGGTCTGAGCACCTCG AGAAGCCTCTATGGTAGTCTGCAGAGCCCCAGCGCCACTGCGGCCCCAGGACCCCCTCTGAGcagcttccctttccttcctgcaGGACCCCCAG AATATAGCTTGGGAGACCCCCCGCCGCCCCCTGGCTTGCTGCAGTCCCCCACCCTGACTCCTTGGCAGTCCTCAAGAGGGGATGGGCCCCCAGCCGCGCCTGCACAGCCCGG CGGGGGCCGCAGCCTGGGCGAGGAGGGCCCTCCCACCCGCGGCGCCTCTCCTCCAACCCCCGCCGTCAGCATCAAGTCTGAGCGCCTCTCGCCGGCCCCCGGGGGCCCGGGCGACTTTCCCAAGACCTTCCCCTACCCCCTGCTCCTTGCTCGGCCCCTGGTAGAGCCCCTGCGGCCCGGGCCCTCCCTGCGACGGCTGCCCTCCGCCGACAGCTGGCCCCGGTAA
- the Borcs8 gene encoding BLOC-1-related complex subunit 8 isoform X1 — MCVQLTYQEKYAGGRGNRTGLRMTSVTDKFTESVYVLANEPSVALYRLQEHVRRSLPELAQHKADMQRWEEQSQGAIYTVEYACSAVKNLVDSSVYFRSVEGLLKQAISIRDHMNATAQGHSPEELPPPSSA, encoded by the exons ATGTGTGTGCAATTAACTTACCAAGAGAAATACGCAGGGGGAAGAGGAAACAGGACGGGGTTAAGGATGACCTCAG TCACGGACAAGTTCACTGAGAGCGTCTATGTCCTGGCCAATGAGCCATCTGTGGCCCTGTACCGGCTGCAGGAGCATGTTCGCCGCTCTCTGCCTGAGCTGGCCCAGCACAAG GCGGACATGCAGCGGTGGGAAGAACAGAGCCAGGGAGCCATTTACACTGTAGAGTACGCCTGCAG TGCCGTCAAGAACTTGGTTGACAGCAGCGTGTACTTCCGCAGTGTCGAAGGTCTGCTCAAACAGGCCATCAGCATCCGAGACCACATGAACGCCACTGCCCAGGGCCACAG CCCTGAGGAACTGCCCCCGCCCTCCTCAGCCTGA
- the Borcs8 gene encoding BLOC-1-related complex subunit 8 isoform X2 encodes MEEPEMQLKGKKVTDKFTESVYVLANEPSVALYRLQEHVRRSLPELAQHKADMQRWEEQSQGAIYTVEYACSAVKNLVDSSVYFRSVEGLLKQAISIRDHMNATAQGHSPEELPPPSSA; translated from the exons TCACGGACAAGTTCACTGAGAGCGTCTATGTCCTGGCCAATGAGCCATCTGTGGCCCTGTACCGGCTGCAGGAGCATGTTCGCCGCTCTCTGCCTGAGCTGGCCCAGCACAAG GCGGACATGCAGCGGTGGGAAGAACAGAGCCAGGGAGCCATTTACACTGTAGAGTACGCCTGCAG TGCCGTCAAGAACTTGGTTGACAGCAGCGTGTACTTCCGCAGTGTCGAAGGTCTGCTCAAACAGGCCATCAGCATCCGAGACCACATGAACGCCACTGCCCAGGGCCACAG CCCTGAGGAACTGCCCCCGCCCTCCTCAGCCTGA